From the genome of Anoplopoma fimbria isolate UVic2021 breed Golden Eagle Sablefish chromosome 1, Afim_UVic_2022, whole genome shotgun sequence, one region includes:
- the zgc:162608 gene encoding uncharacterized protein zgc:162608, with translation MYLKVVIFALSFLTTSAYPLHRYTREATRTDSKANEAHDKAEPTKDADHIYKTNIDSSDLYDPDDHSKNPVAEEMQRKVNMESERLRIRLRQELAELRERLSPSPAHLSSTLASMRERLAPLTQQLQSSLSSNTKDLCGQLSLYLQGLETVETQAEASPGLYQEAFHWISQTLEHSSSKVAVLVSDFHTKTVGVVEHLKEISASEQEAAKSGHWQEISSRLGQEVSSLRMEAQKRMGALKAELAALLETERPSKAEVSASMERFCQNAALQSQVFQVRMERLFQGLEEELEVQVASSQYSSSSSSSSVQPYGFLQEDFSVKLSALIQDIMHSVQ, from the exons atgtatctaaaagtTGTGATCTTCGCCCTGTCATTTTTGACAACTTCAG CATACCCCCTCCACCGTTACACCAGGGAGGCAACCAGAACTGATTCAAAGGCCAACGAGGCTCATGACAAGGCAGAACCCACAAAGGATGCGGA TCATATCTACAAGACCAACATTGACAGCAGTGACCTTTACGACCCAGATGATCACAGCAAAAACCCTGTGGCAGAAGAGATGCAACGCAAAGTCAACATGGAGTCTGAGCGTCTGCGAATCCGTCTGCGCCAAGAACTGGCCGAGCTACGAGAGAGGTTGTCCCCATCTCCAGCCCACCTCAGCTCCACTCTGGCCAGCATGAGGGAGCGTTTGGCTCCCCTCACCCAGCAGCTCCAGAGCTCTCTCAGCAGCAACACCAAAGATTTGTGTGGCCAGCTGAGCCTCTATCTGCAGGGCCTGGAGACAGTAGAGACCCAGGCCGAGGCCAGTCCGGGTCTGTACCAGGAAGCCTTCCACTGGATAAGTCAAACCCTGGAGCACAGCAGCTCCAAGGTGGCCGTCCTCGTTAGCGACTTCCATACTAAAACTGTCGGGGTGGTCGAACATCTGAAAGAGATCAGTGCTAGCGAGCAAGAGGCAGCTAAGTCAGGGCACTGGCAGGAAATAAGTTCTAGGTTGGGACAGGAAGTGAGTTCGCTGAGGATGGAGGCACAGAAGAGGATGGGGGCTCTCAAAGCAGAGCTTGCCGCACTTCTAGAAACTGAACGGCCGAGTAAGGCTGAAGTCTCAGCCAGTATGGAGCGGTTCTGCCAAAATGCAGCCCTGCAGAGCCAAGTGTTTCAGGTCCGAATGGAGAGGCTGTTTCAGGGGCTTGAAGAGGAGTTGGAGGTCCAGGTAGCCTCCAGCCAGtattcttcttcctcttcctcctcgtctgtACAACCATATGGCTTTTTGCAGGAGGATTTCTCAGTTAAACTCTCTGCTCTGATCCAAGACATTATGCACTCAGTGCAGTGA
- the LOC129096928 gene encoding multiple epidermal growth factor-like domains protein 11, with the protein MQRTCRCKSFRCVLWLSAVLLTLVHGNNLSQQFQEWPSCQPGFYCPLGSLIPVPCPRGTYGPTSGAVSIDSCLKCPPHHYCPRPGLSASLPCGTVARQPLSGHDTCVCLGEGQKFQTSDGECHCTIGYQSTNGGDACVHKLYHVCRDGRTRTQYGDCLDRYQWSLHCRQQVCQSAEDYLGYDGELGLCVCREPPGRAACGGLCSRRPASELKLNCQSNRDMELVWSYDSQKQ; encoded by the exons ATGCAAAGGACGTGCAGATGCAAGAGtttcaggtgtgtgttgtgGCTGAGTGCTGTGCTTCTTACTCTGGTCCATGGAAACAACTTGAGTCAACAGTTCCAGGAGTGGCCATCCTGCCAGCCAG GTTTTTATTGCCCTTTGGGGAGCCTCATTCCAGTCCCTTGTCCCAGAGGAACCTATGGGCCAACTTCTGGGGCTGTGTCCATTGACAGCTGTCTGAAGTGTCCTCCTCACCACTACTGTCCTAGACCAGGCCTGTCCGCTTCCCTGCCCTGTGGCACTGTGGCTCGGCAGCCTCTCTCTGGTCACGACACATGCGTCTGTCTGGGAGAAGGCCAGAAATTCCAG ACCAGTGATGGGGAGTGCCACTGCACCATCGGCTACCAATCTACCAACGGAGGAGATGCCTGTGTACACAAACTCTACCATGTCTGCAGAGACGGAAGAACTCGTACACAGTATGGAGACTGCCTGGACAGATATCAGTGGTCACTTCACTGCAGGCAGCAG GTATGTCAATCTGCAGAGGACTACCTGGGTTACGATGGGGAGCTgggtctgtgtgtctgcagagagcCTCCTGGAAGAGCTGCGTGTGGAGGCCTTTGTTCGAGAAGGCCAGCTTCTGAGCTAAAGCTCAACTGCCAGTCCAATAGAGACATGGAGCTGGTGTGGAGCTATGACAGTCAG AAGCAGTGA
- the si:dkey-103g5.4 gene encoding uncharacterized protein si:dkey-103g5.4, translating to MFKVLELLKPLTEEWGSDQTLQRHQGSERGSGRQDHLVAAAKELQQAWGRSLHCQLQLQTRLGMLLDWADGLQKDGGTLGEMPLLGSDMCVPALLGMEYPDPMGSGLSVPVLGCQTDLVSGNIIPLAGTMEDPDGKGLVAICYASQTVDSVTGALSPVVGARPDVSGKTIVPVTASCWLTVADQTNSVQVEALQREMCVRNSYWQQQRQREEDVLTDLDSALFQSLFRVTETKSYQVSGAVYCFGCKYLI from the exons ATGTTCAAAGTATTGGAGCTCCTGAAGCCGCTAACTGAGGAGTGGGGATCAGATCAAACTTTGCAGAGACATCAAGGTAGCGAGAGAGGCAGCGGACGACAAGATCATCTTGTTGCTGCAGCCAAAGAGCTCCAGCAGGCCTGGGGACGGAGCCTGCACTgccagctgcagctgcagaccAGGTTGGGCATGCTGCTGGACTGGGCTGATGGTCTCCAGAAGGATGGCGGGACTCTGG GAGAGATGCCTCTCTTAGGTTCAGATATGTGTGTGCCAGCCCTGCTGGGGATGGAGTACCCTGACCCCATGGGATCTGGTCTGAGTGTGCCTGTGCTGGGGTGTCAGACAGACCTCGTCTCTGGGAACATAATACCGCTGGCAGGGACCATGGAGGACCCTGATGGAAAAG GCCTAGTGGCTATCTGTTACGCATCTCAGACTGTTGACTCAGTAACAGGGGCGTTGTCCCCAGTGGTTGGAGCCAGGCCGGATGTGTCCGGAAAAACCATTGTACCAGTCACAGCTTCCTGCTGGCTGACTGTGGCCGATCAAACCAATAGTGTGCAA GTGGAGgctctgcagagagagatgtgtgtgcGAAACTCCTACTGGCAGCAGCAAAGGCAACGGGAGGAAGACGTTCTCACTGATCTGGACTCAGCTCTATTCCAGTCTCTTTTCAGAGTTACAGAAACAAAGTCTTATCAGGTCAGCGGTGCAGTTTACTGTTTTGGTTGTAAATATCTTATATAG